The following DNA comes from Hallerella porci.
CTTGGTCCCCAAGGGTTGTTCTTGGTGGGAGGCTTGATTTCCTCTGTCATAGGAGCTTTGCTTGGAGACAAAGAGGCTCCAGAAGAACTCGGTGAGAAGGTCCTTCAGGCTGAAGAACGAGGAATTGGCAAACAGAATGATGAATCGTTTGCGGATGCTAGAAAAAGATTTGATGAATTTGATATAGATCCAGAAAAGAAACATGATCCAGAACTCGCAAAAAGAGTTGGTTTGGGTTTTCAAATTCAGTGTGGTGCGGAACAAGGAAAGGATATTTCTGATTTCGCGATGGCTGCGATTAAGCTGTTTAATACAGATTCCCTTGACGAAAATGTATTTAAGAAGCTAATTGCCATGACAACAAATACGACTGAGTTGAATGATATAGGAAAAATGATAAACGGAAAGCTCGAGTCACATGATTTGATCAATCAATGTACGGACAGGCTCGCCCAAGCCGAAAAGGCTGCTAACCCGAACTTGAGTGATAACGACGCTTATAGAGAAGCCTTAAAATATAGGACATAGGCACTTTTATGGGATTTTTTAGTAGTATCAGTTCTATTTTGGGAAATTCTTCTAGAGAAAAAGAAAGGAAGGAGCCTAATATAGCGGAAGAAAATGAAAAAGCTTATAAAGAAGCAAAGAGGGCTTTTGACCATTTCTTTGATGACGAAAAAAGTGTAGAAATTCAAGTAGATACGGATGAAGATAATGGATAAGCTATTCTAGAAATTCAAAATTATATATGGCAGACCAGAATGAAGAAATGAAAGATACTGTTTGGCGAGAAAATCTTGGGCAGAAGATAGTTGTTGTATTTTCGTGTCCAGGACAAGACGAAATGTATGCTGGACGACCTGTTGTCGGAAAAACTGGCGATAATTTGAATTACATGTTAAGCCTTCTGACTTTTGAAGGGAAATCGTTATCACGAGATAAAGTGTCTATTACAAATGCTTGGCCTAATATAGAGTTTAATGCACTAACAGGGCGAACTGAAGCTAAGGATTGTGAAATATTGAATGTTGCTAATTTGAATCGGCTTGATAAGGAAATTGGTAAAGAGACTGAAATCATAATCGCATTTGGAGATAAGGCGGGAATTGCAGTTGGGCAAATTGTAGAAAGCAAATCTAATCTATTGGTCGTATGCGTTCCACATCTTTCTCTTAGATATTTAAATTCGAATATATCAAAAGATACGAATGGAAATGATATAATGAGTCTTCCTGAAGAAAAACGAAATTTTGCAAGACTTGAAGTGGTTGCTAATAAGATAAAAAGTCAATCTAAAGGTAAACTGACTTAGTAAGAAATTAAATTCACGTTAGGGATAGTGACCCCTTGGGGCGGAGACTCGCGGCGGTCTTGTATTGCGTTTCTGGGAGTGAGGCTCCGTTGCAAGAGCAACGCGGGTGTGCCGAAGGTGCGCACGAGTTGCCTTGCAATATAGCCCGACCCGCACGAAGTGCGGGGAACGCCCAAAGAAATAATTTTGAAGCCTGCTGGGCAGCCGACGGCACCTACATCAACAGCGAAAATGCAACCCTTTGCCTGAACGGTCTCAACAAGAAGCAGGGTATCGCCAAGGTCATCGAATGGCTCGAAGCCAACAAGATCGGTAAGGCCACGGTGAACTACAAGCTCCGCGACTGGCTCTTCAGCCGTCAGCGTTACTGGGGGGAACCCTTCCCCATTATCCACTGGGAAGATGGCGAAATCTCTACGGTGGATGACGCCGAACTTCCGGTGCTGTTGCCGGAACTCAAGGACTACAAGCCGGGTGACGGCGGACAGTCCCCGCTCGCCAATGCGACGGACTGGGTAAATATCGTCGATAAAAACGGACGCAAGGGTACGCGCGAAACAAACACCATGCCGCAATGGGCGGGAAGCTGCTGGTATTATCTGCGTTACATCGATTCCCAAAACGAAAACGCTTTTGCCGGCAAAGAATTGGAAAAATACTGGATGCCCGTGGACCTGTACATCGGGGGCGCGGAACACGCCGTGCTGCACCTTCTTTACAGCCGTTTCTGGCATAAAGTGCTCTTTGACCTGGGACTCGTTTCCACGGACGAACCGTTCCAAAAACTCTTCAACCAAGGAATGATTCTCGCCTACGCTTACGAAGACGACGCAGGCTCCAAAGTTCCCGTCGATCAAGTCGAAGAAAAAAGCGGAAAATTCTTTCGCGAGTTTTCATCGCCAATGCAACTGATGTAAGGTAATCCGGAAAGAAAATTTCCCCAGGGGCGAGCCCCTGGGGAATGGCCGAGTTTTTCTACCTTGCCGTTTCAGCTAAAAAAATAGGTGAGGTGATGAGACTCGACCGAGATAAAAGATACCAAATTAAGGCCCTGCTTTCCGCGGGCTTAATGCAAAAAGAAATAGCAAAGTTGCTCGACGTAAAGGAACCGACCCTGTCCAGGGAGATATCCCGGAACGGCGGTCGCATACACTACGATCCCGAAAAAGCCCATAATCGAGCAACTAGACTGGCGGCCACAAGCCACGTGCATTACGTGTACGATGCGGAAGACTGGAAGATAGTGGATGCCCAAATCAAGGACGACCTGTCGCCCGAACAGGTGAATGGACGTCTGAGCAGTGATGGGGTGGGTGTTCCCTGCGTTTCCACGATTTACAGGCACGTGAAATGCGACAAGGAACTCAGGTCGCATCTGCGACATGGAAAGAAGCCGTACCGCAAGAGGGGCGAGAAGAAGGACAGGAGAGGCCAGATTGTAGGCCGGGTCTCCATCGACGACCGTCCCGCGATAGTCGACGAGAAGAGCCGCATCGGCGACCTCGAGATAGACCTGATCAACAGTGCGGACCACGATGCGAACTTGCTGACAGTCAACGACAGGATGTCCAACTACTGCCTGATACGGTACCTGCCAACGAAAAATGCCGACGACCTGAAGAAAACTCTGGTTCGTGCCCTCAGGGATTACCGGAAGACCTTCCCCCTATACACCATCACGTCGGATAACGGCAAGGAGTTCGCTTGCCATCTGGATATCGCCAAGGCACTTGGCGTGGAATACTACTTCGCCCACCCCTACCACTCTTGGGAACGCGGGGCAAACGAGAACATGAACGGACTCATACGCCAGTATCTGCCGAAAAAGGAGTCGTTCAAGGGAATCTCGCCGCAAAAAGTCCGGTGGATACAGGACAAACTCAACAACAGGCCAAGAAAAAGGCTTGCTTTTATGACTCCGTTAGAGTATATTTGTATGCAAGTTAAACAAGCTGACCGATTGCGTTAGCGACAAAAATCCGCCTTTGATAAAGAAACGGGAAAAGAGCTGCATCAGATTGTCGCCAAAATGAGCAAGTCCCTGAAGAACGTGGTGAACCCGGACGATGTCGTTCAGAAATACGGCGCGGATTCGCTTCGCTTGTACGAAATGTTCATGGGTCCCCTCGATGCGGTCAAACCTTGGAATACCCAAGGAATCGAAGGCATGTACCGTTTCCTTTCCCGCGCATTCCGTGCGGTCATCGGCGAAGAAGACACCGTTGAATACAAAGACACGCCTGTTCCCGCAGAACTCGCCAAAGTGATGCACCAGAGCATCATCAAGGTAACCGATGCGATTGAAAAGTTGAGTTTCAACACGGCGATAAGCCAACTTATGATTTTCAACAACGAACTTCTCAAATCCGCCGATCGCTACCGCGAATCCTGCGAAGTATTTGCCCTTCTTTTGCAACCGTTCGCACCGCACCTCGCCGAAGAAATGTGGCAAGTGCTCGGACACAAAGAATCGATGGCCTACGCGCCCTGGCCCAAAGCCGAAGAATTCTCCGTGGAAGTCGTTTTCCAGGTAAACGGAAAAGTCCGCGCCAAAGCGCAAGTCGCCAAAGACATGGACAAGGCCGCACTCGAAAAACTTGCCCTTGATAATGACCGATTAAAAGAATTTATGGCGGGCAAAACCGTCGTGAAGTCCATTGTCGTGCCGGGCAAGCTTGTGAGCATCGTGGTGAAGTGACGCGACCTTCGGTCGTGTCATCCTGAACGTAGAGGCGTAGCCTCGTAGTCGAAGGATCTAGGAGGGGAAAGCCTTCCGCACCACCTAAAGGTGGCCATGTACACTAAGGCCTAAAGGCCAAGTGTCCAAAGGTCGCTTCGGCCCCGGCCCCGCCCTTATAATCACGCCCACTCAAACGAGTGGGCGTCTTTGTATAACTCGCCCAGCCGGGTCTTCCGTTACCCCTTCTAGCGGGCGCTCTTTAGCAAGACGGCACAATAAATACGTGCCAGGAACCTTCGTCCTTCCCTTTTTCGACATAGTGCTTGTCGATTAGGGTCTGTACTAGTTTCTTGACTGAAGTCGGCTGCAAACCGAGCTTACGTTGTATGTCAGCTAGCGTCAGTACGGGTTCACTTTGCATCATGTTCAGGATTTTTCCGTAGTTCGGTGTACGGAACTCGATACACTCGCCATCGTACCACCAGCGATTTTCTCCGCGCTTTGTCACGAATAAAACATCCGCGTAGACTTCTTGAGCAACGATGTTGCGGAAGTACCGAAGGAAAGGGCTGATGGATTGAATCGATGCTTTTGCTCCGTCACTTGGAGCAGACCCAACAGCCAAATCTGTTGAGTGCAATGCTTCCAGATATTCCGTTTTTTTGCGACTCCGAATGACAATCATCGGAATATCGTGCTTTGCCAAGATATAGTTCACCAACAGTCGCGCAATACGTCCGTTTCCATCTTCGAACGGGTGGATTCGAATATAGCGGTAATGGAAAAGCGCTGCCAATTCTATAGGCGAGAGCCTTCCCTCTTTTTCGGCCTCGTTGTACCAGTCGACAAGATCGGTCATCAGGGCGGGAGTCTCTTCCGGCGACGCATATTCGAACCTGTCGCCGTAGCGAGTGATGACGCTGTTCGGGCGCGTCTTGTACTGCCCAGCATGAACCGTGTATCCGATTTGCATCCCGTCGGGCAGGGTGCGGTGAACTTCGTAATCTTCGCGCAAAAGGGTACGGTGCAGTCCGCGAATGAAGTTTTGAGTGAGCGGAG
Coding sequences within:
- a CDS encoding GlsB/YeaQ/YmgE family stress response membrane protein; this translates as MGFFGGLFGAIGSALGAIGGAIATALGALGPQGLFLVGGLISSVIGALLGDKEAPEELGEKVLQAEERGIGKQNDESFADARKRFDEFDIDPEKKHDPELAKRVGLGFQIQCGAEQGKDISDFAMAAIKLFNTDSLDENVFKKLIAMTTNTTELNDIGKMINGKLESHDLINQCTDRLAQAEKAANPNLSDNDAYREALKYRT
- a CDS encoding uracil-DNA glycosylase family protein gives rise to the protein MADQNEEMKDTVWRENLGQKIVVVFSCPGQDEMYAGRPVVGKTGDNLNYMLSLLTFEGKSLSRDKVSITNAWPNIEFNALTGRTEAKDCEILNVANLNRLDKEIGKETEIIIAFGDKAGIAVGQIVESKSNLLVVCVPHLSLRYLNSNISKDTNGNDIMSLPEEKRNFARLEVVANKIKSQSKGKLT
- a CDS encoding IS30 family transposase, encoding MAEFFYLAVSAKKIGEVMRLDRDKRYQIKALLSAGLMQKEIAKLLDVKEPTLSREISRNGGRIHYDPEKAHNRATRLAATSHVHYVYDAEDWKIVDAQIKDDLSPEQVNGRLSSDGVGVPCVSTIYRHVKCDKELRSHLRHGKKPYRKRGEKKDRRGQIVGRVSIDDRPAIVDEKSRIGDLEIDLINSADHDANLLTVNDRMSNYCLIRYLPTKNADDLKKTLVRALRDYRKTFPLYTITSDNGKEFACHLDIAKALGVEYYFAHPYHSWERGANENMNGLIRQYLPKKESFKGISPQKVRWIQDKLNNRPRKRLAFMTPLEYICMQVKQADRLR
- a CDS encoding class I tRNA ligase family protein, translating into MSKSLKNVVNPDDVVQKYGADSLRLYEMFMGPLDAVKPWNTQGIEGMYRFLSRAFRAVIGEEDTVEYKDTPVPAELAKVMHQSIIKVTDAIEKLSFNTAISQLMIFNNELLKSADRYRESCEVFALLLQPFAPHLAEEMWQVLGHKESMAYAPWPKAEEFSVEVVFQVNGKVRAKAQVAKDMDKAALEKLALDNDRLKEFMAGKTVVKSIVVPGKLVSIVVK
- a CDS encoding Fic family protein, whose protein sequence is MRYLTLDKALDAWRKIQPISDDDKARLARRFSVDFNYNSNHIEGNTLTYGQTEILLLFGKVIGEANVRSVQEMVASEVSLKMMEAESRIKESPLTQNFIRGLHRTLLREDYEVHRTLPDGMQIGYTVHAGQYKTRPNSVITRYGDRFEYASPEETPALMTDLVDWYNEAEKEGRLSPIELAALFHYRYIRIHPFEDGNGRIARLLVNYILAKHDIPMIVIRSRKKTEYLEALHSTDLAVGSAPSDGAKASIQSISPFLRYFRNIVAQEVYADVLFVTKRGENRWWYDGECIEFRTPNYGKILNMMQSEPVLTLADIQRKLGLQPTSVKKLVQTLIDKHYVEKGKDEGSWHVFIVPSC